The genomic segment aaaattgggagaaagtttcaagtctgtactttggagtgaagttgatagcagcgctccatgtgacctagtatttttgttaaacgtcacatgatctgatcaggacggcacgatcatagaccccaAAGGGTTAAGCTTAAGTTTGTGCCCCTCGTACTGTACTTGGTTTATAGAATACTtgtaaaacaatatataatatataatataaggtaatatatatattattttgttaaataataataactttatttgtatagaacCTTTAGCAttattaaacaaaacacaatgaaaatcaaaacaaataaataacaacctGAACGTGATGAAAAACATTAATGAAATATACAAAGAGTAAAAGATGCAATTGAatggtagaaaaataaaagtagaagGGTTAGCTGAATACCATTAATATGTGagtaaaatgacattaaaatcaATTCCTCGTCTTTgttaaaagtctggcagcagagTTTTGAACCTGGTGGAGTTTTCCTTTCAATCGTTTTGGTAGGCCAGTGAAGAGGGCATTGCAATAAACCAGCCTGCTACTAATGGAGACATTCATTCGCCCTACTGTGTTAGGAGTAGCCTTACTTTGGAAACTAACTTTCTGAAGTGGAAAATGTCCTTGAGACTTGTTGCTTATGATAAGCTTATAATAATGCTTATGATGAGTATGATGCAAATGGGTTTGTTGGATAGCATTAAAAGACTTTATAATCCATAATCCATAGTTTTACCTTACTTTTTAGAATTGGCAAACACaaaagtgcttcacattaatCTCATTAAATAACACACATATTAGtctaaataatgaaattatagATTACAAAATAGCACTtgacaaattattttaagaGGATATTTACAACATAGGCTCCTGATGCAATAGCTCAGTTATTCTCTTGCATATTGTCACAGTGAGATCAGTCATTAAGTATAATGCTTTCTAACCATACATGTTTTTCTAGTGACTGGGTGGAGTGCCAACATGCAGAGTTTGGTGGTGCAGGCACTTGCCATGAGGCAGCTAGGAAGGCTGAATCCCCGCCACCTGCTGGCTGCTGGATATGGACTGAGGCAGACTGAATGGTGTCCCAGGACCATCCACACACGCCAGCTGTGGGGCTGCTCGGCTTTCCCCGTGCTTGGCTGTCACAGGCCCTCTCTCCTTGGCAGAGACGCTGTCCGGGGTTGGTCTGTCCATCATATGAGGTTCAAgagcaagaagaaaaaaggtgCTGCTAGGGCAGCACAggaggacgaggacgaggaggaagaggaagaaaaagaccCTGAGGACAGTGATTATGAAGATGAGGTAGATAAGGACGCAGATCTGCCAAAAGACTATAAAGACATGGAGAAACATGTGCAGTCCTTTCGCTATGATGTCATAATGAAAGCTGGCCTGGACATAGCACGCAGGTGAATCacttgaattacattttttttcctttatagcTGGCTAAATGTAAAGAAGGGGCAAGGCTGATAAACTCCTTATCAGAGTTTTTCCAAATACACATTTATCAGCCAGTAAATGCTGTCAGAGTCAACAGGGTGGAGTTTTTTAATGTTAGTCGTCATTGTTTTAGTTTCCAATGCTATCAGTGGCTTTCCgttttgttgaatgaacatGTTCAAATATTGCTTGTAAAAAGGAGGGCTTTTAAAGGTGTTGTGAGTGACATTCAGAGCCTAATATAGCAGCAAACAACTATTTACTATGTAAAGATACAGTGGAGCAATTCTAAAAGCAACATCCAGGCTGTTGTTGCTACACCGCTGTGGGGATGTGGAGGAAAATTCAACTTGACCCGCTGGTGTcaacagtgtttcccacagaattAGATTCTATTTATGTCGGTACAGCAGCTAACTGAAGGTTAATGTCAGCGTGAAGGTTAAGTTTTCTCTTGTTACTCATCTTTGAATTACCAAAGGGGGCTCAAAATAGTTCAATGCCTTGTTAGCCTTAATTTTCTTTaatcaaaaatgtaaatcaagTATTTACTGGCCATGTTTTGGATTTATATGTTATTGGCAGATACAGAGTGAGAGGGGGAGActgagggggagggaggaggaagggaaGGGAGATGCAGGAAAAGCCTTAGTGGTATGTTCTCCACCAGTCCGCCACTGGGTTGCCCCGTAAATCAATGTTTGAGAATAAcaagaaaagatgaaaaagtGAATCTTACTCAAGACCCAAGAACACATCGGCTTTTCcccaaaccaagatggcagcagTCTTCTGATGGTGACTTTGAGAATAGCATCCTGGCCAGAGGATGAAGTCatgctccctctgtgtgtgttgtaaccTGAGCTTCACTGTGCTTTGTTGTGGTATATCAGTGCATGTGAATCACATTGGGCTACCCAGTGTGTTGAAAAGTGACGCCAAGGGTCCTGACCTGAAGCGTCTATCTGTGAAGAGTTGGGGATGAGAATGAGAGCGGTGTGAAGGGGGAAACTGAACCATAGATGTGCTCTGAATGTCCTTTACAGCACCTTTTATATCCCTTTCCTTTTTCATAAGTATAGACTCCCTCTGTTTTGTCTCACAACAGTAAAATTGAGGATGCCTTCTATGACAACAAGCTCAGGCTAAACGGACAGAAACTCATCAAGAAAAGTAAAACGGTGAGTGATATTTGACTTCAAGTTACATATTCCAACTGTTATTACTCAGCCTTTTCACTTGTCTTTTTCCATCCTCATTTGTTGTTTATGTAGGTGAAAGTTGGGGACACCTTGGACTTGCTTCTGTCAGAGGATAACGCAACAAACACTGTTAAACTGATGAGAGTCATCCTCAGGAAGGATCTTGGTGAATCCAGCAAAACagaaaagtataaagttgccaTAAGGCGCTGGAAATGTAAAGAACTTCCCAGAGATGAAGCTTTGAAGTCATGAACTTGAATAGGAACATGTTGACTGCAATACCAGTGAAGGTGACAACACCCACAGAAGTTAACTCAATcaaatgatgcatttaaattgACTCTGAAAATTGGATATTGCATGGATTAAAAAGGCGTAATGTAAAGGTTAACAGTTCTCAGTGTTTGTAAATATTAAGCAGTTGGTTGGGAGAAAGATTTTGAGTGTTGAGACTCCTCCAATAAAGGTGcactttgacattttgagatTGTGTCATGATGAGTTGGCTGGAGAGCAACACATTTTCTCATGAGTTTTCATTAGAATcattaaacacacaatatgtaATTTCTGCCACTATgcggtctctcaatcaaaacaataatgaCAGTGTGAAGTATTGTGGGATCATGAGAGTTTTCACTGTCATTGCTATCTCTGGAGTTAGTTTAAAttaggattccttcagtgttcaatgttcaggaggttttttacCACAAGCTGAATTATCCATACCTTCTAATCAACTCCCAAACAGACTAGGcgattaaaaactgtaaaaacattgaATACAGAAGTTCCATGTTAAAaatgtgctgtgtgtttttctgatggATGTACTAAAGGGGCTGTGAGCTGAGCTGCAGCTAACATTTCCTCGTCTTAATTATCTGATATCTTAAGATCCAGACGTCCCATGACTTAAATCCTTCATCCAGTTAAGCTGTGTTGG from the Centropristis striata isolate RG_2023a ecotype Rhode Island chromosome 16, C.striata_1.0, whole genome shotgun sequence genome contains:
- the mtres1 gene encoding mitochondrial transcription rescue factor 1 isoform X1; translated protein: MSSSIKQRHPLCKVTGWSANMQSLVVQALAMRQLGRLNPRHLLAAGYGLRQTEWCPRTIHTRQLWGCSAFPVLGCHRPSLLGRDAVRGWSVHHMRFKSKKKKGAARAAQEDEDEEEEEEKDPEDSDYEDEVDKDADLPKDYKDMEKHVQSFRYDVIMKAGLDIARSKIEDAFYDNKLRLNGQKLIKKSKTVKVGDTLDLLLSEDNATNTVKLMRVILRKDLGESSKTEKYKVAIRRWKCKELPRDEALKS
- the mtres1 gene encoding mitochondrial transcription rescue factor 1 isoform X2 — translated: MQSLVVQALAMRQLGRLNPRHLLAAGYGLRQTEWCPRTIHTRQLWGCSAFPVLGCHRPSLLGRDAVRGWSVHHMRFKSKKKKGAARAAQEDEDEEEEEEKDPEDSDYEDEVDKDADLPKDYKDMEKHVQSFRYDVIMKAGLDIARSKIEDAFYDNKLRLNGQKLIKKSKTVKVGDTLDLLLSEDNATNTVKLMRVILRKDLGESSKTEKYKVAIRRWKCKELPRDEALKS